A window of the Gossypium hirsutum isolate 1008001.06 chromosome A03, Gossypium_hirsutum_v2.1, whole genome shotgun sequence genome harbors these coding sequences:
- the LOC107887161 gene encoding putative 3,4-dihydroxy-2-butanone kinase isoform X2: protein MDDAYVVTEFIEGLVETYPGLQYLDGFPEVKVVIRADASGATYDKVAIISGGGSGHEPAHAGFVGEGMLTASICGDVFASPSVDSILAGIRAVTGPMGCLLIVMNYTGDRLNFGLAAEQARSEGYKIETVIVGDDCALPPLLGIAGRRGLAGTIFVNKIAGAAAAAGLSLADVAAEAKRASQMVGTMGVALSVCTLPGQVTSDRLGPGKMELGLGIHGEPGAAVADLQPVDVVVSHVLKQILSSETNYVPITRGNRVVLMINGLGATPVMELMIAAGKTVPKLQLEFGLAVERVYTGSFMTSLDMAGFSISIMKADQTLLQRLDAPTKAPHWPVGSAGNRPPAKIPVPLPPSRSTKSEESLSRPLQLSEQGRILEAAIEAAVNAVMGMRDSLNDWDSKVGDGDCGSTMYSGATAILDDMKKYYPLNDAAETVNEIGSSVRRAMGGTSGVLYNIFSKAAYARLKANSDSTVTAKQWAEAFEAAIDAVSKYGGASAGYRTLLDALIPALSVLKERLTAGDDSSTAFVLSSEAALAGAESTKDMQAQAGRSSYVSASILATVPDPGAMAAAAWYRAAALAVKAKYEKASS from the exons ATGGATGATGcat ATGTGGTGACTGAATTTATTGAGGGTCTTGTGGAAACATATCCCGGACTCCAGTACTTGGATGGTTTCCCGGAG GTGAAAGTTGTAATTCGTGCTGATGCTTCTGGTGCAACATATGACAAGGTTGCAATCATATCAG GAGGTGGAAGTGGGCATGAACCAGCACATGCTGGATTTGTGGGAGAAGGGATGCTGACGGCTTCCATTTGTGGAGATGTTTTTGCTTCTCCTTCTGTTGATTCAATTTTAGCA GGCATTCGAGCTGTTACTGGTCCTATGGGATGCCTTCTGATAGTAATG AATTATACTGGTGATCGTTTGAATTTTGGGTTGGCTGCTGAGCAAGCAAGGTCCGAAGGTTATAAAATAGAA ACGGTAATTGTTGGAGATGATTGTGCATTACCTCCGCTTCTAGGCATTGCTGGACGAAGAGGCTTGGCAGGAACTATTTTTGTTAATAAg ATTGCTGGGGCTGCAGCTGCAGCTGGCCTTTCTCTTGCTGATGTTGCTGCTGAGGCAAAACGTGCATCTCAGATGGTTGGAACTATGGGCGTAGCATTATCTGTTTGCACGTTGCCTGGTCAGGTTACTTCTGATCGCTTGGGCCCAGGAAAGATGGAACTTGGTCTGGGAATT CATGGGGAACCTGGTGCTGCTGTGGCAGACCTCCAGCCTGTGGACGTGGTGGTTTCTCATGTTCTTAAGCAAATATTATCATCG GAAACTAACTATGTTCCAATTACACGAGGCAATAGAGTGGTACTCATGATTAAtgg CTTGGGTGCCACTCCTGTGATGGAACTGATGATTGCAGCTGGAAAAACTGTCCCTAAGTTACAGCTGGAATTTGGACTTGCTGTTGAAAGAGTGTATACAGGGTCATTTATGACCTCTCTTGATATGGCTG GATTTTCAATATCTATAATGAAGGCAGATCAAACTCTGTTGCAACGCCTGGATGCTCCCACTAAGGCTCCACATTGGCCTGTTGGTTCTGCTG GTAATCGTCCACCTGCTAAGATTCCTGTTCCATTGCCACCATCTCGTTCAACAAAGAGTGAGGAG TCATTAAGTCGGCCACTGCAGCTTAGTGAACAGGGCCGCATTCTTGAAGCGGCTATTGAGGCAGCAGTAAATGCTGTAATGGGTATGAGGGACAGTTTGAATGACTGGGATAGCAAAGTTGGTGATGGTGATTGTGGGTCAACA ATGTACAGCGGTGCAACAGCAATCCTTGATGATATGAAAAAATA TTATCCTCTGAATGATGCTGCAGAAACAGTGAATGAAATTGGATCTTCTGTTAGAAGAGCTATGGGAGGAACAAGTGGAGTCCT ATATAATATATTTTCTAAGGCAGCATATGCACGGTTGAAAGCTAACTCAGATTCTACTGTCACAGCAAAGCAAT GGGCTGAAGCATTTGAAGCTGCCATTGATGCAGTAAGTAAATATGGTGGGGCTAGTGCTGGTTATCGTACATTGCTGGATGCCCTTATTCCTGCATTATCAGTTCTTAAGGAG AGATTAACTGCTGGTGATGATTCTTCTACTGCTTTTGTTCTTTCATCTGAAGCTGCATTGGCAGGAGCTGAATCAACTAAAGACATGCAGGCTCAG GCGGGGCGGTCAAGCTATGTGTCTGCATCAATACTTGCAACAGTTCCAGATCCTGGTGCTATGGCGGCAGCTGCCTGGTACAGGGCAGCTGCTTTGGCTGTGAAGGCTAAATATGAAAAAGCCTCCTCATGA
- the LOC107887161 gene encoding putative 3,4-dihydroxy-2-butanone kinase isoform X1, whose protein sequence is MAFQGKKLINNPDDVVTEFIEGLVETYPGLQYLDGFPEVKVVIRADASGATYDKVAIISGGGSGHEPAHAGFVGEGMLTASICGDVFASPSVDSILAGIRAVTGPMGCLLIVMNYTGDRLNFGLAAEQARSEGYKIETVIVGDDCALPPLLGIAGRRGLAGTIFVNKIAGAAAAAGLSLADVAAEAKRASQMVGTMGVALSVCTLPGQVTSDRLGPGKMELGLGIHGEPGAAVADLQPVDVVVSHVLKQILSSETNYVPITRGNRVVLMINGLGATPVMELMIAAGKTVPKLQLEFGLAVERVYTGSFMTSLDMAGFSISIMKADQTLLQRLDAPTKAPHWPVGSAGNRPPAKIPVPLPPSRSTKSEESLSRPLQLSEQGRILEAAIEAAVNAVMGMRDSLNDWDSKVGDGDCGSTMYSGATAILDDMKKYYPLNDAAETVNEIGSSVRRAMGGTSGVLYNIFSKAAYARLKANSDSTVTAKQWAEAFEAAIDAVSKYGGASAGYRTLLDALIPALSVLKERLTAGDDSSTAFVLSSEAALAGAESTKDMQAQAGRSSYVSASILATVPDPGAMAAAAWYRAAALAVKAKYEKASS, encoded by the exons ATGGCTTTTCAAGGGAAGAAACTCATCAACAATCCCGACG ATGTGGTGACTGAATTTATTGAGGGTCTTGTGGAAACATATCCCGGACTCCAGTACTTGGATGGTTTCCCGGAG GTGAAAGTTGTAATTCGTGCTGATGCTTCTGGTGCAACATATGACAAGGTTGCAATCATATCAG GAGGTGGAAGTGGGCATGAACCAGCACATGCTGGATTTGTGGGAGAAGGGATGCTGACGGCTTCCATTTGTGGAGATGTTTTTGCTTCTCCTTCTGTTGATTCAATTTTAGCA GGCATTCGAGCTGTTACTGGTCCTATGGGATGCCTTCTGATAGTAATG AATTATACTGGTGATCGTTTGAATTTTGGGTTGGCTGCTGAGCAAGCAAGGTCCGAAGGTTATAAAATAGAA ACGGTAATTGTTGGAGATGATTGTGCATTACCTCCGCTTCTAGGCATTGCTGGACGAAGAGGCTTGGCAGGAACTATTTTTGTTAATAAg ATTGCTGGGGCTGCAGCTGCAGCTGGCCTTTCTCTTGCTGATGTTGCTGCTGAGGCAAAACGTGCATCTCAGATGGTTGGAACTATGGGCGTAGCATTATCTGTTTGCACGTTGCCTGGTCAGGTTACTTCTGATCGCTTGGGCCCAGGAAAGATGGAACTTGGTCTGGGAATT CATGGGGAACCTGGTGCTGCTGTGGCAGACCTCCAGCCTGTGGACGTGGTGGTTTCTCATGTTCTTAAGCAAATATTATCATCG GAAACTAACTATGTTCCAATTACACGAGGCAATAGAGTGGTACTCATGATTAAtgg CTTGGGTGCCACTCCTGTGATGGAACTGATGATTGCAGCTGGAAAAACTGTCCCTAAGTTACAGCTGGAATTTGGACTTGCTGTTGAAAGAGTGTATACAGGGTCATTTATGACCTCTCTTGATATGGCTG GATTTTCAATATCTATAATGAAGGCAGATCAAACTCTGTTGCAACGCCTGGATGCTCCCACTAAGGCTCCACATTGGCCTGTTGGTTCTGCTG GTAATCGTCCACCTGCTAAGATTCCTGTTCCATTGCCACCATCTCGTTCAACAAAGAGTGAGGAG TCATTAAGTCGGCCACTGCAGCTTAGTGAACAGGGCCGCATTCTTGAAGCGGCTATTGAGGCAGCAGTAAATGCTGTAATGGGTATGAGGGACAGTTTGAATGACTGGGATAGCAAAGTTGGTGATGGTGATTGTGGGTCAACA ATGTACAGCGGTGCAACAGCAATCCTTGATGATATGAAAAAATA TTATCCTCTGAATGATGCTGCAGAAACAGTGAATGAAATTGGATCTTCTGTTAGAAGAGCTATGGGAGGAACAAGTGGAGTCCT ATATAATATATTTTCTAAGGCAGCATATGCACGGTTGAAAGCTAACTCAGATTCTACTGTCACAGCAAAGCAAT GGGCTGAAGCATTTGAAGCTGCCATTGATGCAGTAAGTAAATATGGTGGGGCTAGTGCTGGTTATCGTACATTGCTGGATGCCCTTATTCCTGCATTATCAGTTCTTAAGGAG AGATTAACTGCTGGTGATGATTCTTCTACTGCTTTTGTTCTTTCATCTGAAGCTGCATTGGCAGGAGCTGAATCAACTAAAGACATGCAGGCTCAG GCGGGGCGGTCAAGCTATGTGTCTGCATCAATACTTGCAACAGTTCCAGATCCTGGTGCTATGGCGGCAGCTGCCTGGTACAGGGCAGCTGCTTTGGCTGTGAAGGCTAAATATGAAAAAGCCTCCTCATGA